CAGAAACCGATTTTGGCGCTATCCAAAACCAACAAGTCTCCATGACTCCGTTACGTTTTGACTTAACAAATTATGAGAAAATGTCAGCGATTCAAAATTGGGCTCAGGGAAGCTGATAGATATGCGTAAAAATTGATAGAATTACATATATTTAAACGACATCGTTTAAAATTGAAAGATTATGTGTATAAATGGCAAAAAGCGGTGGCTTTAACGGTTACTATGTTTACCATCACCGCCTGTTTTCTATCTATGTTTGAATCTATTGCCTGGGTACTTACTTTATCAGCCCTGAGCACTCTGTTTCATTACGCTATAATTGGAATATAAACTACTTCATCTGGAGAGCAACATGCAGCTAGCCGGCAAGACACTGTCACCCGCTGCTTTGATTACTATGGTTCAACGTCCTTTTACATGGTTAACGGGTTCCCTCGTTTTATCTATGGTGTTGGTGGGTTGTAGCACTAACACTCCTGCGCCTATTACTGATATTCATAGTTCTACGCCTAGCGCAGCAACGACATCAGCGGCTGGGCAAAGCTATACCGTCAGACCAGGTGATACGCTGTATAAAATTGCTCAGCAGCATGGTACATCCGTACAGTCCATTGCCAGTGCTAATGGGATTACGGATCCTTCACAGCTACGTGTGGGACAGGTGCTTACGGTGGGTGGCAATGGGGGCGCAGTAGCTGTAGCTCCACCACGGTCTGTGAATACTCAGCCTGTTACAACGCCAGCAGAGCCAGCACCGGTGGCAGATACTACGCCTCCTGCGGCGACCACACCAACCAGCCCTGTTGATACGTCTAGCCCCCGGGCAAGTGATGCTGACGTGATTAGCTGGGGTTGGCCTGCTTCAGGCACAGTTATTCAAGGGTTTACGGCGAACACCAAAGGGATTGATATAGAGGGTGCGATTGGTGATCCAGTCACAGCGGCCGCTAATGGCAAGGTGATGTACGCGGGTAATGGTGTACGTGGATTAGGCAATTTGATTTTACTGGGTCACAGCAATGGGTTCATTACTGCGTATGCGCATAATGAGTCCCTTTTGGTGAAAACGGGCCAAGAAATTAAAAAGGGACAGAAAATTGCCACTCTAGGTCAAAGCGATACCAGTTCTCCTCGTTTACACTTTGAGGTACGTAGACGCGGTACACCTGTGAACCCTATGTCTTATTTGCCTTCCCGTTAATTTACTGTTGTTGCGTGTTTTATGAGCTATATATTAGAAATTGAATCCTTAGATCTAGAGGGCCGTGGTGTGGCCCACCGAGACGGCAAAGTGGTGTTTGTAGATGGCGCTTTGCCTGGCGAGCTAGTTCGAGCTCATACTACACGCGAAAAAGCCAGTTTTGATCGTGCGAAAATGATTGAGGTCATACGTCCTTCGTCACAGCGCACAGAGCCTCCCTGTCCTAATTTTGAGATGTGTGGTGGCTGTATCATGCAGCATTTACAACCAGCAGCTCAGGTGGCGATCAAACAGCGCGTACTAGAAGACGCCTTTCAACACATAGGGAAAACCAAACCAAAACAAATGTTGGCTGCGATGCATGGCCCGTATTTTGGTTATCGTTTTAGGGCTCGGTTTTCCTGTCGATACGTCACTAAAAAAGGTGGCATGTTGGTTGGGTTTCGTGAAAGTAATGGGCGCTATGTGATGGATATGGATCAGTGTTTGGTTATCCCTAAACACGTATCTGATTTGTTACGTCCTTTACGCGACACCTTGGGGACATTGTCTCGACCAGATCGCTTGCCACAAATTGAATTGGCCGTGGGCGATAGCAGTACAGTATTAACATTGCGCCACATGGAGCCTTTAACGGATTCAGATGTCCAAACGCTACGTGATTTCGGTACGAAATATGGGGTGACTTGGTGGCTGCAGCCCAAAGGTCCAGAGACCGTGCATCCATTGGATCCCAATGATGCCGATCAGCTTTTTTATGATCTTCCTGATTATGACTTGCGGATGCCGTTTAAACCCTCTGACTTTACTCAGGTTAATCATCACATCAACCGAGAGCTAATTCGTCGAGCATTACGGTTGTTGGATATTCAACCAGAGGATAGAGTCGCTGATTTATTCTGTGGTTTAGGCAACTTTAGCTTACCAATGGGGCGTACTGCCCGAGAAGTCGTGGGTATAGAGGGCAGCGCTACGTTAACGCAACGAGCCACAGAGGCAGCCGCCTTACATGGCATGAGTGAATCCGCTAAATTCAGCACCCTTAATTTATTTGAGGTGGATGAAAGCTGGTTGCGTGAATTGGGGTATTTTGACCGTGTACTTATTGATCCACCCCGAGATGGGGCATTGGCTGTTTCAAAGGCATATGCAGCACTTTCATTAGATGAGCGTCCAAAGCGTATTGTGTACGTGTCGTGTAATCCAGCTACATTGGCTCGTGATGCAGGGATATTAGTACATCAAGGTGGTTATGAACTACAAGCGGCAGGGGTCATTAATATGTTCCCTCATACCGGGCATGTGGAGTCTATTGCTGTATTTGAGGCAGGCTCTACTGGGCCGCTAGCACTTGAAGAGTTAGAGCAGCAAGACTCACAAGAGCTACACGCTGCAGAATAATAGATAGAAATACTTACGATATAAAAAAGCCCGTTTCTGATAGGATGGAAACGGGCTTTTTAGTGGGACAGCGATGTGGTTGTTATAGATCCAAAATGCGCTGAGCCTCTAGACGAACACGCTCTGGGGCAGTGCCACCAATATGATTACGAGCAGCAACAGAGCCCTCTAGAGTAAGTACTTCGAAAATATCTTGCTCTATAGATGGGTGGAAGGCTTGTAGTTCCACTAAAGATAAATCAGCTAAGTCGCAGCCTTTTTGCTCGCACTCACGTACAGCTAAAGCAACAGTTTCGTGTGCATCACGGAATGGCAAGCCTTTTTTGACTAGGTAGTCGGCCAAGTCGGTTGCTGTTGCGTAGCCTTGCAGCGCAGCCGCACGCATAGCTTGCGCATTTACTTTGATACCACCAATCATGTCTACAAAAATAGTTAATGTGTCGCGGATG
This Paenalcaligenes faecalis DNA region includes the following protein-coding sequences:
- the rlmD gene encoding 23S rRNA (uracil(1939)-C(5))-methyltransferase RlmD — its product is MSYILEIESLDLEGRGVAHRDGKVVFVDGALPGELVRAHTTREKASFDRAKMIEVIRPSSQRTEPPCPNFEMCGGCIMQHLQPAAQVAIKQRVLEDAFQHIGKTKPKQMLAAMHGPYFGYRFRARFSCRYVTKKGGMLVGFRESNGRYVMDMDQCLVIPKHVSDLLRPLRDTLGTLSRPDRLPQIELAVGDSSTVLTLRHMEPLTDSDVQTLRDFGTKYGVTWWLQPKGPETVHPLDPNDADQLFYDLPDYDLRMPFKPSDFTQVNHHINRELIRRALRLLDIQPEDRVADLFCGLGNFSLPMGRTAREVVGIEGSATLTQRATEAAALHGMSESAKFSTLNLFEVDESWLRELGYFDRVLIDPPRDGALAVSKAYAALSLDERPKRIVYVSCNPATLARDAGILVHQGGYELQAAGVINMFPHTGHVESIAVFEAGSTGPLALEELEQQDSQELHAAE
- a CDS encoding peptidoglycan DD-metalloendopeptidase family protein, with product MQLAGKTLSPAALITMVQRPFTWLTGSLVLSMVLVGCSTNTPAPITDIHSSTPSAATTSAAGQSYTVRPGDTLYKIAQQHGTSVQSIASANGITDPSQLRVGQVLTVGGNGGAVAVAPPRSVNTQPVTTPAEPAPVADTTPPAATTPTSPVDTSSPRASDADVISWGWPASGTVIQGFTANTKGIDIEGAIGDPVTAAANGKVMYAGNGVRGLGNLILLGHSNGFITAYAHNESLLVKTGQEIKKGQKIATLGQSDTSSPRLHFEVRRRGTPVNPMSYLPSR